In one window of Lampris incognitus isolate fLamInc1 chromosome 3, fLamInc1.hap2, whole genome shotgun sequence DNA:
- the lta4h gene encoding leukotriene A-4 hydrolase yields MASSSDPCSFSSFTKCVTKHLNVTYHVDFDSHVLRGKVALTVEVLEDRLSSLTLDTKDLKISKVTANGQEAQFAMGAKHSFMGTPLEITLPFDLSRGQQVIVEVSYQTSPNASALQWLTPEQTAGKKHPYLFSQCQATHCRSMVPCQDSPSVKHTYYAQVSVPKELVAVMSAVRDGHKADPQDSSRIIYRFRQPVPMPSYLIAIVAGALESREIGPRSRVWSEKEFVDSAAFEFSETETMLKTAEDLAGPYVWGQYDILVLPPSFPYGGMENPCLTFATPTLLAGDRSLSNVIAHEISHSWTGNLVTNKTWEHFWLNEGHTVYLERMIGRCMESEQFRQFKAMGGWKELQDSINTFGADNALTNLVPNLHEVNPDDAFSSVPYEKGFALLYHLEQLMGGPEVFMGFVKSYIQLFAYSSVTTEEWKNYLFTYFRDKVDILEKVDWNAWMNTPGMPPVKPQYDTTLADACIALCQRWVKAKDGDLGGFKEADVKILSSHQLIEFLSLLLQEEALPLGHVRKMQQVYKFNDCTNAEIRFRWLRLCVKSRSEEAVPLALKMATDQGRMKFTRPLFREVYNFDKYREETVRTFLAHRATMHPVTADLVAKDLKVDSNQSTSL; encoded by the exons ATGGCGTCATCCTCGGACCCgtgctccttctcctccttcaccaAGTGCGTTACGAAGCATCTGAATGTCACCTACCATGTGGATTTTGACAGCCATGTTCTCCGGGGGAAGGTGGCCCTCACCGTCGAAGTCCTGGAGGATCGTTTGTCGTCTCTG ACGCTGGACACCAAAGATCTGAAGATATCCAAGGTGACGGCCAATGGACAGGAGGCACAGTTTGCCATGGGAGCCAAGCACAGCTTCATGGGGACCCCTCTGGAGATCACCCTGCCCTTCGACCTCTCCAG gGGGCAGCAGGTGATCGTAGAGGTGAGCTATCAAACCTCCCCAAATGCATCTGCCCTGCAGTGGCTTACACCTGAACAGACCGCGGGGAAGAAGCACCCTTACCTCTTCAGCCAGTGCCAG GCCACTCACTGCAGGAGCATGGTCCCATGCCAGGACAGCCCCTCTGTGAAGCACACCTACTACgctcag GTTTCTGTTCCCAAGGAGCTGGTGGCAGTGATGAGCGCCGTGCGTGACGGACACAAGGCTGACCCCCAGGACAGCAGCCGGATTATCTACCGCTTCAGACAACCA gtgCCTATGCCTTCTTATCTTATTGCCATCGTCGCTGGAGCACTAGAGAGCAG AGAGATTGGGCCAAGGTCCCGCGTCTGGTCTGAGAAGGAGTTTGTGGACAGCGCAGCTTTTGAGTTCTCCGAG ACAGAGACCATGTTGAAGACGGCGGAGGACCTGGCGGGGCCGTACGTGTGGGGCCAGTATGACATCCTGGTGCTGCCGCCCTCCTTCCCCTACGGAGGCATGGAGAACCCCTGCCTCACCTTCGCCACCCCTACCCTGCTC GCTGGGGACCGGTCTCTGTCAAAT GTTATTGCCCATGAGATCTCCCACAGTTGGACCGGTAACCTGGTGACTAATAAGACCTGGGAACACTTCTG GTTGAATGAGGGCCACACCGTCTATCTGGAGCGGATGATTGGCAGGTGCATGGAGAGTGAGCAGTTCAGGCAGTTTAAAGCAATGGGAGGCTGGAAGGAACTACAGGATTCG ATTAACACCTTCGGTGCCGATAATGCCTTGACCAACCTAGTGCCCAACCTGCACGAGGTGAATCCCGATGACGCCTTCTCCTCTGTGCCCTATGAGAAGGGCTTCGCTCTGCTCTACCACCTGGAGCAGCTCATGGGTGGTCCAG AGGTGTTCATGGGTTTTGTCAAGTCTTACATCCAGCTGTTCGCCTACAGCAGTGTCACCACAGAGGAGTGGAAGAACTACCTGTTCACCTACTTCAGAGACAAG GTTGACATTCTGGAAAAAGTGGACTGGAATGCCTGGATGAACACTCCCGGGATGCCTCCTGTCAAACCACA GTATGACACGACCTTGGCGGATGCATGCATTGCTCTGTGCCAGAGATGGGTGAAG GCCAAAGACGGTGATTTGGGGGGTTTCAAGGAAGCGGATGTGAAGATTCTCTCCTCCCACCAGCTCATTGAGTTCCTGTCCCTCCTTCTTCAGGAG GAAGCCCTCCCCTTGGGCCATGTGAGGAAGATGCAGCAAGTGTACAAATTCAACGACTGTACAAACGCAGAGATCCGTTTCAG GTGGCTGCGGCTGTGTGTGAAGTCCAGATCGGAGGAGGCTGTTCCCTTGGCATTGAAGATGGCAACAGATCAGGGAAGGATGAAGTTCACACGCCCTCTCTTCAG AGAGGTGTACAATTTTGACAAGTACCGTGAGGAGACCGTGCGTACATTCCTGGCCCACAGGGCCACCATGCACCCGGTGACGGCCGACCTGGTGGCCAAAGACCTGAAAGTGGATTCAAACCAGAGCACGAGCTTGTAA